TTTCCTTTAAATTCTTTTTCTTCCATGATTTTAATTATACTATATGGATCCTGTTTTAAAATTCTCCAACCCCACGGACTAAAAATTTTTATAAAATTTGATTTATCTACATCATTAAATAAAATTTTAGGAATATAAACATATTTCATTATTCTCATAACTCTTCTATTTACGCTCATTCTTATAAGACTTACAGCTCCTGAAAAACTTCCAACTACTTGAAAATGTTTAAGATGTCTTAAACCTATTTTATACGCTGCATAGCCTCCCATAGAAAAACCTGCTATCCCTAATTTTCCATTTGGAGTAATCTTTCTTATTTCTTTATATAATTCATCCATTATATAATCTTCATATTTATAATTATTATCCTCATAAAAGTTGGTATACCAACTTTCACCATTGTATCCAGAATCAGGCAATATAAAAATCATATCTCCTATTTCCCTATTTTTTTTTAATTTTAAATAATTTTCTAATAATTTTCCTCTCTCTAACCAATCCTCACTAGAATCTCTAATTCCATGAAGTAAAACTAAACAAGGAAGATCTTTTAAATCTAATTTTTTTTTGGGAGTAACTATAATAAATCTCATACTTTCTTTAACATGAACGCTTTCTATATTTTTAATTTGTATTTTAAGATTATCATTAACTTCTTCTTTACTTATATCATTTAATTCTAACCCTTTTCCTTTATTATATTTAACCTCTTCATAAGATAATACTCTTTTTAATTTTCTCTTAAACCTAAATTTATAAGGATAAGTTACAAAGTAAAAAAGAAGACATAAAAATACTACTGTCACAAAAAGACTAATAACCATTTTCCTATCTCCTTTCTTTTTTATTTAATTAACTTTAATCTAAAATGCTGCATTTCCTGGTGTTCTTGGGAATGGTATTACATCACGAATGTTTGTAATTCCTGTAATATACATCATCATTCTTTCAAAACCTAGTCCATAACCTGAATGAGGGAAACTACCATATTTTCTTAAATCTGTATAGAATTTATATTCTTCTTTGTCTAACCCTAATTCATCCATTTTTCCTTCTAATATTTCTAATTTATCTTCTCTTTGAGAACCACCAATTATTTCTCCAATTCCTGGAGCTAATAAATCCATAGCTCTAACTGTTTTTTCATCTTCATTCAATTTCATATAAAAAGCTTTTATTTCTTTTGGATAATCTGTTAAAAATACAGGTTTCCTAAAATAATTTTCAGCTAAGAATCTTTCATGTTCACTTTGTAAATCTATTCCCCATTCAACTTTATAATCAAATTTATGTCCTGATT
This genomic interval from Fusobacterium sp. JB019 contains the following:
- a CDS encoding alpha/beta hydrolase-fold protein codes for the protein MVISLFVTVVFLCLLFYFVTYPYKFRFKRKLKRVLSYEEVKYNKGKGLELNDISKEEVNDNLKIQIKNIESVHVKESMRFIIVTPKKKLDLKDLPCLVLLHGIRDSSEDWLERGKLLENYLKLKKNREIGDMIFILPDSGYNGESWYTNFYEDNNYKYEDYIMDELYKEIRKITPNGKLGIAGFSMGGYAAYKIGLRHLKHFQVVGSFSGAVSLIRMSVNRRVMRIMKYVYIPKILFNDVDKSNFIKIFSPWGWRILKQDPYSIIKIMEEKEFKGKKFYLSVGSEDKKPYLMFQQWIDIVGRLKKYNVDFQGYIYKNEYHTWEFISKDISCFLKYFNKNINNID